The region AGGTCCTGGGGACCCCAGGCCGGGCTTGCTCGAGCTGGGGGAGCGCGGCCCGGCGTGGCCCATGGGGTGCCTGGTGTTTGGGAGAGCGCGGGGCCCCTGGGCACGCCGCGGGGCGgtggaggggctggggagcaAAATTTGGGATGGGGGAAACGGTGCCGAAAGCAGCCCTGCGGCCGGAGTGTGTGATGGAGGAGTGAGCAACGTGCATCCCTTGGCCACCGCCGCAAATCCCTTTTTCTTAGGGGAACGTGGCTCCGCAAGCTGCCGTTGCGGGGAGGGAGAGGCTCGCTGGTCCCTGGTGCTGGGCCGGAGGCTGCTGGGGCAGCGCCCCCCCCCATGCCCAAAGGGACCTCGGGGCCGCAGGAGCCTGTGTTTTGGGGGGTGGGCTGCAGTGCAGAAGTGAAAACCATCTCCGTGGCCGGCGTCCAGCCGCTTCGCGCCCTTCGAGGGGGAAGGATGAGGCTTTCCCAGCTCGAACACAGCCTGGCTCCCATCGCTGCTCAACCCACGGTGAAATGGCGGCAGTTATTTGacaaccctcctcctcctccgccaccgccgcccccaCGTGTGGCTGCTCGGGGTCCCACGAGCCCCCCGGGGCCAtcgctgccctcccagcccttcccCTCCGCTCGGGCGCCTCCAGCCTCGCGGGGAGCCCGCGGTGCTGGCCTGGCCGGGAGGTGCTCGCTGCCTCGCTCCGGGCCGCGGACGTGTTCTCAATAAAGCCACCGTTTTCTAGCAGCGGCGCCTGCCAGGAGAGTCCTTGCTGCGACGCTGGGGTGGGGGCGAGCGCCCGCGGGGTCCCCCTGCCCTCGCCGGGGGGGTCATCCCCTCCCGCAGGAGCCCCGCGCTGCGGCGCGAGAGCTGCCCCGGGTGAAAGCCCTGTGCTGGCTCTCTCTGAACCTCAGGCGTTTTGGCAGAACGGGGATGAAAAGAGCCAGGCCGTGGGCCCGGGGCTCTCGGGGACGTGGCCGCCTCGGCCCGCAGGCCGCGAGGTTGCggggagcagcctggggctggtggggcttcGCTGGAGAGGCCGCCCACAGCGGGGAAGGCCATTTTCTCACTAGATGGCGGCAAAGGCTGCAGGATGCGGCCGAGGAGCTTGAGGCCAGGCCTCGCCGGCTGCTGGGCCGGGCTGGagccttccttctcctcctcatcctcctccagcCACCACGGGGTTGGTGCCAGGTGGCTGCTCGGGCCCGCGGAGGGCGGGTGGCAGGGCCGGCCGGGCTCTTCAGCGTCACCGAAGGGCCCGCGGTGGCTTTAGGCGCCTGGCCGGTGGTCGCTGGCAGAGGTGGCACCTCAGGGAAGGGGCTGACAGCTCTTCGCCGGTGCCCCATGTTCGGAAAGGCGCCTCTCCTGGCAACCCCGCTCTGCCCCTGCCGATGGAAGGGGAAGCCTGGTGCGGTTTGGGGTCTCCTGCCTGCTGGGAGCCGGTCGCGAGGCGCGATGTTGTGCCCGAGACGGCATTCGCCTGCCTCTTCAGCGCGTGTTTATTCTGCCTGGTGACGCCCTTGCTGTTTGGAcctatttgcttttctttgtgtaAAGAAACGCCACGTAAAAGCCACCGGTGCATAAAACTTCCTTGGTTGCTCCGTCCCGCTCGCCCTGGCAGCCTTGTCCCTTCCCCGCCTGCGGGCTGCTGCAGCGGGGCAGCAGAGGCTTGGGCAGGGTGCCTGGCCCCACCGGCAGCATCTGCCTGCGTTGCGAACGCGGCTTTGTCCTCCAAACGGTCTCCCTGGTAACTGCCTCTTCGTAAGACCCTCTGGCTCTCCCCTTCCGATTCCTCCCACCCTGATGCTCCCCCAGTCCCACCGACTCACCTCTTGGGCTTTCCTCCCTGCCCAACCCTCTCTGCTTCACAGCCGCCCCTAAAAACACAACAGAGCCTAAACCAGAACGTACATTCTCCTTCCTGTTGCACAAAGCGCTGGCAGCGTTGATCTCTGTGCTCGCAGAGCGAGGGCGATTCCTCAGCCCGCTCCGTTCCCTAGTCGCTGGGAGCGGCGCAATTACAAAGCCGACGTGAGACCTTGGGCTGGTTCCTGCTGCACAGCTCCACTGCTCCCAGAGGTGCCTGAATGGAGGACGGTGCTGCCAGTGAGTCACGCTAACAGCAAATGCGATGCCAGGAACCCACGGTGCCGTGGGGCTGACCGGGCAGCAGGGGCCACCTCTCCGTTACAAGGTATGCCGCGTCGCAAAACAAGAGGCGAGCCTGTGAAGTACGTGGTTCGCATTAAGTTTTATTCCCAGATCTAGACAACAGCTCTCACTGGGAGGAAGGGGACCCAGAAGGAATCACTCCTTCATCCCCTTCTGCTGCGCGACACCATGATGGCAGCTCTGGCTGGGTAAGCGCGGTGtcacaggaggaggaaggagttAATGCTATCATGCCACAGACAGACGTATCTGTTTGTATAAATGAACAGCTAATCTGCAATGTCTGTTAGAAGTGCTGGTCTGCGTTTGAGGCCCTCGGGGCAAACCGAGGGGGTGGGGTGGTGTCACACCTTGGTAATAGGGTGCTCCACAAAGAGGAACCAGGTGAGGAGCAACCTCCCTCAACAGCCGGCCGTGAAGTGCATGAGCTGCCCGGGCCAAGCAGGCCCCTGCGTTCAAAAGGAAATCCCCTTTAGCAACTGATTGCATCTTATTTCAGACAACGGTCAGGTTGGCAGCTCCACCAGACCAGTGCGAAGGATTTTCCATGTAGCTGCAAGGATGGAGGGCCAGtagtggcgggggggggggggggggggggggccggaccccAGGCTGCTCCTTCTGGAGGGTCCAGGAAGGGCAGTAACAGCTCTGACCCTTGGTTCCCCCCGGGCTAGCCTGTGTGCGTTTGCTTGGGTGTTCTGGAAGTGTCTCTTTGGGTGCATCTACTTACCTTTTCCTTAGCAACAAGGAAAGTTTGGGACATTCCTGCCCCACACTACAGTTCACCATCCTCTTTGTTGTGCTGGCACAAACATTTGTGGTGCTGGGCTGTAAATGAGATCAGCGAAGCAATCCAGGTTAAAAACAACCCCTCCGTCTTTTTGAGGGCTATTTTTAACCTGTATTTCACTGATCTAGTTGGCATACAGACGTGTGGTTATTCTGCTAGACACTGCCTAAGCAACTGGCTCTTTGTCTCTCGTGAGGTTATAGATTATTTCTTATCCTGCAATgacatctcattttttttccactgccaaTCCTGTCTTTTGATAAGAGGATCGGCTCTTAGATCCCAGCCATAATCCAGCACTGGAGGAAAAGTATGTTTTGAATAAACCAATCATGAGGCAGACAAGTATATTAAGGACTAACGTCTTGAGCTACAAGGATACTgcagttatttttgtcttttatacCTCAAATTCTGCTCCTTTGTTCTCCTTGGTATGTTTTTCATCTTGAGAATATAAGATCTGTTTCTGTGCTAGAGGAAACAGCAACTGTCTCATATATTCTAAGCGTAGCAAATGATAACGAGAGTTGGGGAACGCTGAAGACTGCCTCCCCCCCACAGCAGAATGGAGATGACCTAAAATTGTAACAAAAAACACTTCAAAGAATGGATGTCACTCTCCATCTCAATTAAGGTTCCCTTCCTAGGATTTGTTTTCTCAGCTCCCTATTAATCTTCCACTGGTTCAGTCAGACTTTAATATGTAATAAGAACAAGCAGGGGTGGGGACAGAAAAGCTACCTTCATACAGCCTAGAAAAACctacatgaagaaaaaaagatccttGCCCCCATTCTTTAATTAATCATAACTTTCCTTTTTGAGTCTcatctttttttataaatatctCTGCATCTATTTTTCAGCTGCAACTCCAGCCTTGCTGCTAAATCCTGTATTTCACAAGTACCGTTAGGCACAGATTAGAAATGTCCATTATAAAGCAATTGGGGCTCGGTTTTAAAGGACATTGCCAAAGCTGGTTGAGTGCAGCAATGCCCAGAGCAAATCAAAGCCACCTAATGTGAGGGTGTGTTGCCTGCTGGGCGGAGATGGAGAAGGATCTTTAGCAGCCCATTTTGCCACAGCAAGAAGTGTAAAAATCACCTTTGACAGGAAGATTTAATTGAGAGCAAAGTGACTTTACTAGTCCCACGGCCAGTCATTCCTAGAGGAGACTGAGGCTTTCCAGGGAGGGTACTTGCAGGGGTGTTGCCATGCTGGAGGGGTTACATTCTTCTTTGGGAACATCCTGCGCATGGGCATCTCCCTCAGGCACTGGGGGTGCTGACTCGCGGGCAGGAAAGGCAATTGTTTGGGGCCGGGGTGGGGACTGCATCCAGATCACTTCTGTGCAAGTTTAGCAATGAGGGCTTTCCACTCTGCTCGCTTCTGCGTGATGTAGGAAGGGGTGAGGAGCTGCAGCAAAGGCTCCTGACGTCCCTTGAAGTAGCCCTGACACAGAGCCTCCGTGTTACAAATCACGTACATCCCACAGTCATAGCTGTTGTGCTGGGCAGGCGCTTTCTCCTCTATGAAGGTTGCTTTGCCCCCTTTTTTGCCCAAGAAGGCCTCCAGCTTCCCTGCCACTTGCTTGGCATGGGCAGAGTTGCTCTTACTGTGGGAATCATAGTGGGCGAAGTACTTTTTGTCCCTGAAGTAAACCAGTAAGCTCCAGTGggtgcctccagcagcctggTTGGAGTTATCATTGATAGGCAAGAACACCAGCTTCTTGTGGAGAAGGTCTAGCGGTTGAAGGAATATGGCTACTTCTTCCTGACTGGTGGCACATTTAATGAACTGAGCCACTTCGGGACCAATAAAACACACCTGATCACAAAATTCCTGGAACTGGTCGCTGGCAAAGTACTCGAAGGCAAACCCAATGATGTGATCGTTGAGCCAGCTCGGGGGGTCCAGCAAGGCAACATCTGACTGCCTGAGCAAACTGTCCATGTAACTGAGCACGACAGGGTCCATTCTGCGGAGGTAGGGGCTTCAAAAGCTGAAACATAGAAAGGGTAGAAGATAAATTATGCAATTAGACCACACCTTTGACAAGATAGAGTGCAACAAATTTCTCAAGTTCCTTCTGAGCAAGTAGTGAATAAAAGACTACGTTCCCCAGACCCATACTGAGGGACCAGTATTTGAACTATCTGCCAGTTGACAAGACTACGATATGCAGGTAGGTTCCTCATCTGCAGCTTGTGACAGAGGCTGAGCCGGGCTCTTCTGCTGCCCTAGGAGCAGCATATTTTTCATCACATGCTGCTTAGACAGATGTTTCACAGTTACAATCTTAATCTGTGCTGTGAGTGAATTCAAAGAGGTTGCAGCTCAGGAACTGCAGCCACTCCTTCAGTTCTGTGCTTTGCACAGAAAATATGCATGATCCTGGAGAAGTCAGTTGGTGTTTCTGTTTCACCTGTACAATGACAATCACTGTAATTCCTTGCCTCATTGGTACTCTAAAGAAGTCTTTTCAAGGCTCTAAGAGACATATACAATCCTTTTCACCTAAGTAACAGAGATACTGTCACAACTGGGTGCCAGGCACATGACCTGTTCCAGGAAAACCTGCTGGTCTGCCAGCACAGGATGCAAGGCAGTGATAAGTAAGGTGAGGAAGAACAAAGCAAGACAAAACTACAAGCAAACTAGTTTCCTACTGTGGGAATTTTTAGGACAATTCACTGCATGCTTGGCAGAGATTTCAATAATTCAAGTAGCACTGAAGCTGGAAAGTTCACAATATATCAATTTCAGCTCAGATTCTAAAACACCAAAGTTTTGCTCACAAAAGCCACTTGTTATActgattatttatttctttaaccAAAAGGTAGGACCTTTACAACATCTTGCAGTAGGTGTATTATTATGGCTATGTCAGTGATATTTAGAATGGAAGACTAGCTGTACTGTGTCAGACCAAGATTTCACCCTGTCTTTGATGACAGAGAAAACTGAATGCCTGCTGAAGAGCACAAGAACAGGACCAGCACATATGATGCCTCCCTCAAGCTCACCTAGCTTCAAAGAATCTTCCCATGGTCTCGGACGTGCAGACAGAAACGTTTTTCCCTGCATGCATCACTCAACAATAAAATGGCAGGCGAAATTCAGTGTAGACACATGTTGAGTCATTCAGTCCTGTTTTTAAAGTCCTTTTGCAAGTCTTAGCAGTTGGCTGTCAGCAGCAAACTTTGCCACCTCACTGCTCCCCATCCTCCCCCAGTCATTCATGAGTATGGTGAACAATAAGGATCCCTGCAGGTTCCCACTGGTGATGTCCATCCACCAAGAGACTGGACTGTTCACACTGACCTTGTCTTCCTAATCTTTTATTCTATTATTTGTGCAGGCTACATTCTCCCCTCTTAACCTGTGGCTACCTATTTCCTTAAAAGCCTTTTGGAAATTCAAGTGGATTTTATCACCTGGTTCTCCCTATCCATGTGTTTGAGGACATATTCAAGGGACTTCAAGAGGCTTGTGGGGCAAGACCTCTCTTGACTCCCTTCCATTTATCAAATTATCTGTGCTGATTTTGGTCTTTACTATGTTTTCTACCAGTCTGCCTAGTAGAGGGGCCAGGTTTATGTATAACGCCTTTTCAGAAGTTGTTACCCCAAGACCGGCAGGTAGCAAATGTATTAAAGCGCGCTTTAAGAAAGCGGTTACACACCACACTTAGTTCTCACGCTCAGTCTAGCTAGGAGGTGCCACTCAACAGACAACAGTGAACACTAATTACCCTCTGGGATCAGATTAGGATTTAGCCAGGAGATCTTCCTAAGAAATCTTGTTGATCAACCCCCCTATGTCAGCCCCATTTCTCCTTTCACTCCCACATCACCTGGCCTGGGCTCCTCAGCCGTCACAATACGCCACCAGACCCTCTGACGCTTCTCCTCTGCTTGCTGGGACAGGGCTCAGGACAGCAGTGGTGTGACGCCATTTTTGCCTCACCCTTCCCTCACCTGTGCCAGACACAGCATGAAAACATCTTAGGATTTCTTAAAGCACTGTGTGAAAATTCATAATGATAAGATCGCTTTAGTATGATTCAGTATAAGACACTAATTATCCATTATGATAGGGAGAAAAAGTCACATGCAGTGTGTTGTTTACACATTAGGATGGAGTAGATTTGGGCTTTTTATTGCAACATGGATCATTTACAAATCCTTCCTATCGAAGTATGCATAAATTAAGAGAGATTTATATCTAATAAATCTTGGCAAGGTCACGTCGCATGTGACCTGTAAATAACAGAATGCATGAAACATGCTGCATATGTAACACAGCGGAAGGAAGGGCCAAGGTAAAATATCTCAAACTTGAAAAAGCTAATAACTATTTGTGTATCGCTGATAGTGCCAAGACATGCCAGGCAGTAAGAGTCATTCGAAAGGAAGGGGAGCAGCTATTGTTATTTATACTGAGCCAAACACAATGGTATTTGGACAAACTTCCTATATTAATGAACCCAACTAAACTATTTCCAAATTTATAGTGCAAATCCATTGCAACAGCCTGCAGAatagaaataaattgaaaaaaaaaccccaaactaagTCCTGGAAACCTACTAGACTGCCTAGTTATAACCTTTCTTAAAGAATTATAGAGCCTGCAAGTCTAGAAGTGACCACTTTGCGGGTTTACAGGGTCATCGCTGAATGTTTTTTACACGTGCCTGTACAGTGCCCCGGATTCTCCTCTGCTGTATTATTTCTGCTTCATCTTCTCACAAAGACATACACATCAAACCAAACAGCTTTCTAGTCAAGTCCAAATGAAATTAAAGGCTATGGAAGGAAGTGTGCATCCTGTATTCTGTTAATTTTCCACTCCGTAGGaacagagcctttttttttttttctccttttgaaaaaagGCATTTGGCAGCTTCCTACAATCAGGAAGGGAGAATGGTTACAGCAAATGCTTAATTGCCACTAGCTACTACTTTTAATTTTATTGCCATCTGGTATTTGTGAAACTGCTTGCAAGGTCTGCATGATGACTCACCACGCATTACACATCTTAAAGGAAAACCCTTCATAGACTCATGTGCCTTTCCGAGCCACTTCAGATAAGCGGCAAGGACGGCATCAAATGTGTAGTGCAGTGGAGCTGTGGAAAGGATTTGCAATCAGAGGGTTTGTTCTGCTCGGGAGAACCTTTCAATTAAAACGGAAGATGAGTTCAGAGTGAAGCTGGGATCTGGATCTGAACATCTTCAACATCTAGGGATGCTGAAATGCAGTCACAAGCGCCAAGCAGAACTGCCTTCACGGGTCTGCTCAAACACAGCCAGGATTTGCACTCAGGCACACTCTGTTCAAGGCTTTTCATAAAAATAGGCATAAGTATTGACCCGGGATGAGAACGTTTATCACGGGTTACAAACAAGAGTCTTGCTCATTCATTTTATTTGCCTATTAGTAGTTGGAATTTATGAAAACGCTCTGTaatcctctgcttctgagagggataTTAATTTGCCTGATTTCAAGTGCTCAGATGAGAacactggagagagagagagagagattcatttCAATATAAAATTTATCAACCCAACAAGTGATGAAACTGTCCATGTAATTTATGGATTTAAAAAGGGTTCATTCTTACATCAACATGCCAAAAACGCAGGTTGCTCTCATCTCTAAGTTATAACCATTTTACAGGTAATCAGCACCATCATTAACACAAGTTTGATTCATAAATAGATGTATTCAGAATGCAAGGTAAAGGCTGCGTTTTGAAATACTTtacaaaaaaaaccatttttctcATAACATTAAAGACAATCACCTTCTGAATGTAATTGTTCCCTTGTATGCTGAAGGCAGTATCTGAAAGCTGGGAAATGAAACTCGCTAGTAACTGAGTATAAATAAACCGTGATGGAGCAAAGAGCATAAATTAAAGGTGAATCAGATTCCTAAAGTCTATTTTAATAATCAAAGGTGCTAGGAGCATACAGAGTGAATATTTTAACCTGCCCCATCCCTAAATTCCCTTGATAAATGTAAAGAATacagagagaaatacagaaagccATCTGAAAGAGATGTTATTCAAACTTTACGGAAGGAAGAACTGGAGACAGAGAAATTTTCAGTGGCTTCTCTGAGGTCATGTGGAATGCCTTTGGAACAATCAAGAGCAAAAAGCCCCATGATTTAACCACAAGACCATTCCCTTTCACAGGAAATAGTTTTTGAAAGCGTGTCAGTGCTCTTAGTAATTTTAATGATAGCAAGAGCAGATGAGAAACATCAGTTTCTATTTATCAGTGTAAACGGGGCTGGGCTATACCAACACCCGAGTCTCCGGACAGATTGGGGTCTCCTAATTGAGACAGTGAAGACATTCAAGCAAAATTAATCGAAAAAGTTGAGAAGAATAACTAAGCCAGAAAAGGCCTTTGTTAAGAATAAGCGATCTCCCTTAGTGCATAGATTAAAGTTTCTGTTCTATGGGCGAACAGGATCTTCACAGGCTTCAAGGGTCCTGGATGCCACATTCAGAGGAAGCCCTTCACGGTTTCCGCATGTGCAAAATGGCAGAAAGACCATGTGAATCCCCAGACCTGGGTGTTAAACTAGAAGTCAGTGGATAGCATGCATCATGCTTATAAACAGAGTTTACTCAACAGGGTACTGACACGTgccaagaagaaaaaagccacagTTTTCCTGGAAGACGTGAGGGGCTCGGGACAGTGGGACGCAGTCAGGAGAGCTGCTGGGGGCAGTTTGTCCTGATCTGCGGGAACCGGCGCCCGCTGCAGCCGAGGCGCTggggcggccgggcagcggggggCGGCCCCTGCCCTGCCTCGGCGGCGTGCGAGCGCAGTCGCGCAGGATTCGCGCACTGTCcgtcgccgagagcccgctggaGACTCGCCCCGCAAGCGCCCGGCGTTCCCTGCACGGTGCTGGGGTCTGTGCTGAAACGGGCGAAGCGAGGAGAGGAGGGAGACTGATCCCGCGGAGCTAACGCGGGGCGGAACGAGGCCTGGCAAACGCggcgctgcccctgctcccccctcgCGTGCGCTCCTCGGCCGGGcaggccgccccccgccgcccccgccgggccccaaGCGGGGTCACTCCCGCCTCGGCGCTGCCCCCACCGGCTCCCGCCGCGGAGAGGCCGAGGCGGCTGccgagggccgcggcggggctcccggcgcctccctcccgcccgccggcTGGGCCTGCTCCGCTGGCGACGGCGCGGTTGCCACAGCAACGCCGaggccgcccgccgggcccgagccccgcccccgccgccgctcacctgccGCCTCATAGCCCGCGCCCCGGCTGCCGCCCGTCCCGGCGCCCCGGCACCGGCCCGTTGCTACGCGCCGCCGTAAAGCTGGCGGCGCCGGCGTCGTGACGCGCCCCTCAGGGGCGGGGCGTTGCGGGCAGGGCTCTGCTGCGCAGGCGcctcggcggggggggcggggggacggcgTGTCCGCCTCAGGGGTGTGGCgggggcgcggccgcgggggcggggcgctgggccgggggcggggcgagggggcggggcggcggggcgcgcgcacgcctcccccctcccccccccctctccgggggcgcgcggggccgggccgggcgggccgtG is a window of Dromaius novaehollandiae isolate bDroNov1 chromosome 10, bDroNov1.hap1, whole genome shotgun sequence DNA encoding:
- the SENP8 gene encoding sentrin-specific protease 8, which translates into the protein MDPVVLSYMDSLLRQSDVALLDPPSWLNDHIIGFAFEYFASDQFQEFCDQVCFIGPEVAQFIKCATSQEEVAIFLQPLDLLHKKLVFLPINDNSNQAAGGTHWSLLVYFRDKKYFAHYDSHSKSNSAHAKQVAGKLEAFLGKKGGKATFIEEKAPAQHNSYDCGMYVICNTEALCQGYFKGRQEPLLQLLTPSYITQKRAEWKALIAKLAQK